The region caattttgtataaaataatccaATTTCATAATCATCAAAGCAAATAACGAATTCAAAAACTTATTTAGATAGTTACATATCTACAACATTCCATTAATTAtctaactaaaatttaaaaaattaatttattatgaaaaatttattataaatgcaAGTAATAGTTAATCctcaatataaatttatatatagattCCAATCAATATACTGTAACTATAAAGAGTGCCATAaatggtaatatatatatatatatatatatatataaatatcaaacacctttgattttactttatttcttcttatacctttttgtcttctttatataatttataataaatgaaaGATATTTATAACCACTCAAACAAAGAATGAATGGtcagaattaattaattagatctAATGGTAGATAATTCATTGgtaccaacaaagaaaaaaaaaaataatatcaaacaaCTATATCAAATGCATAGGAAGTAGAGAACAGATGACACAAGACAAAACTCTATGAACTAAAAACAACACATaactcaaaaaaaaacaaatgaaaaaacatagaattagcaATAAGTTATTCTCTTTTTCATgatgtgaagaaaaaaaaaattaatataaaaatcaggGCACAACCTGTAATAGTTTTTTACTTTATAAAAAGTGTTTGTCGtcagtttataaaaaaaaatctttcaattacaaaaaaatgaaaactaatatatatatatatatatatatatatatatataattactaaaatccaacaaaaatttatatttgagaTAACGAAATCTGAATGTGTTTTTTAGATTGAGTTTGAATATTACTTACTATTTTTAAGTGTTAATCGTATTTACTAGGATTGCTTTCACATGCAcacacacccacacacacacacacatacatacatcacaataataatcatcacaataataataataataaaatgaaaattaattaccTAATGAAACATCAAAGCAAGCAATTGCTTAAATTTACTTgtctaaccatttaaaaaattaatttactaaaaatacACAATgagaactaaaaaaatagaatcagTTTCTAAATTAATatagttattatatataaataaaaatatatttgataattaatttttttcttaaaaataacattaataaatatttttttactattaattaaaaaaaaattctaattgtTCACATTCTTACGTAAAAGAAAAAATCTAACCGGGAGGCAgtcttatttttttactatctTACTCGTTTTAGATAAACcatagttaaaaattaattatatctcAAATACCGCCCAAATAGTATCTTAAATATATCCAAAACATGTGTTTAattatgaaatgaaacaaaactgtatttttcactttttactATATATCTCATTTGATACCATCTATGATATGTACGTGATACAGGTCATTGGATTTCTATCCAACCGTAGTGCAGTGTTTCTACTTAtaaataatactatatataaataataacacagtataaaaaaataatattatataatatttttatttgaaaccaTCTAATCaatttttgtataatattttaacaaatctTAATCTTCTAATACTATTTAtgataacttttttaaaaaataaaaccttatTAATAAAACCAAACTAAACCTTAATAGTTAATTTTACTGTACTCTCCAGTGTTTATTGTGCTCAACTGcagagattatatatatatatatatatatattaattttaacataattttagaaatttgtAGATGTCACCCACCAATGACCGCCAATAATTCAGTCGATATGATAGTTCCATTCCTTTTTCGGTCTCTGATGGATTGAGAATGAACGACGGCTTCGGAGGTTTTTCTTATCGTCTTCTTCGCACCTTCGCATGgattccttctcttttttttggattttgagGGCGTCTGATGCTTGCAAACCGCGCTTTTGCTCTGAGTGTGCCGTGGCTGCTGCTTTGGCGATCCAAAGAGATCATTTGGAGTGAAGACAATGCAGTCTGGTAACCAAAATCTCTTTTTTAGGATTAAAGttgcttttttgttttaattcaatCGATTGGTGTTTGTGTGTGTTGGCTTTCAGTTCTGTCCCATTTGTCTTTGTGATTTTGTGGTGCTTGATGAGTTTGGGGTTGTGATTTTTGGATTCAATGAAGTTTAGTTAGGTTATGAAAGTTCAAGGcgtgatgtattttttttttcttttacttttgttgatTAATCTTGAGGCGGGATCTGAGATTAATTGtggtttctttctctaatatttgtTCCCTATATAGTTGTCTGAACCAAGGACATGGTTGCTTGCTTTTGTGGTTTGGGATGattaatttttgatttcatgCTAAAACAAGCACTACTATAAAGTTTTTGCAGTCCTCccatgtatttttgtgattttgaagTACTTGATGAATATAAAGGTTGTGACTTTTTGGGTTCAGTGAAGTTCATTAAGCTGTTGAAGTTGAAGCCGATATGAACTTTCGTTGAGATTTTTCGTACATATCTGGACAGTCTTTGACTTAGTCAATGCTCAAGCACCTAAATTAGCCATTGAGTAAATCAAGAAATTTATAGCTGGAGATATGGACGAGGATATCTCAATATATTTTGCTTTCTCTATTATGTTCCAAATTTTACTGATTAATCGTGAGGCAGGATTTGAGATGAAtaatgttttccttaattttgtTGCCTAAACTGTGTGTTTGAGCCAAAGGCTTGGTTTcctgtatttgaatatttgggATGGTCAATTTTATATTTCTCACTGAAACAAACTACTATCTTGCTGGATCAAGAGAataaattcacaaaaataagagcACTTGGTTTCTCTATTTCAAAATGATGACTTGCAGTTTGCCTTCATGTCTTTATACACCTGGTTTTACACTTGTGTATCCTTAACTTGAGCTTGAGTGCGTTTACTTTCTTGCTGCTTTTAAAGTTGATGATGTGGTAGATGGAGCCATCAAGCTTAGCTGTTCATTTATGCCTATTATCAGGTTTTGACATCAATAGGTTGCGGCAAGAAGCACTTATACGCTGGCTGAAGCCTGCAGAAGTTTTCTTTATCTTGAAGAATCATGAGAGTTTTCAATTGACACATGAGCCTCCGAAAAGGCCACCAAGTAAGgcaattttgttttttcatagCAATTCAGATTGATGTAGTTTTTTCATTCAGGAATATGTTGGTGTTGTTCACATCATTTGGAATTTTTCCATCAACAGGTGGGTCTTTGTTCCTTTTCAACCGTAGGGTTCTCCGATTTTTTCGCAAAGATGGTTACGTGTGGCGGAAAAAAAGGGATGGAAGAACTATTTCAGAAGCTCATGAGCGGCTTAAGGTTGTGCCAAGTATTTCTTATACTTTTTCTGGCCACTTTCTCTCGTTCAGTTTCATCAGATGTGTTCTGTTTGCACAACAAAGATAACTGCAAAATAAAACCTTGGCCTAACGTTTACTGGATGGGCCCAACAAATTTTTCAGTAGCAACTGGTTTTTCTTCTGCTCTCCTTAGAATCTTGTATGTATAATTTCTTCTCAAGTACATCTATGCCTTCCATATGCAATGCAAACTTTAATGAATTAACCTGCTAAGCTTATGCATAGTAGCTCAATGATGATTTAGCTGAAACGTCTTTGATAGTTTTCTATATTATTTGCAGTTAACACAATTCCTGTTATGCATAGATATCTAACCTTTAGTTTGCTTATTGCTATTAATCCTTCAAAGTATAGATATTTCTTCTACCCtcattattttttgtgtttaaaagtattctaataaaattaattcttcAACTTCAAAAGGGTGgtgctcctttttttttattatatatctgAATGGCACATTCTATGTCGGTGACTCTATTCTAGAAAATCCCCGTTTTGTGGGACATGTTAAAGCTGCATGATtgagaaataaatgaaataagaaaACCCACCATCTTCATGATTCTGAACAATGCAATGGTGTCATATGATCTGGCATCCAAAACTCTAGCTTCAATATTGGCATCCCATACCTTTCTCTACAAGTATCATTAAATGCTAAACAAGCTACATGCCTCTTCTTGGGCAAATTTCTTTTAATCACAGTGCTAATAGCATTTGGGGATAACCTATTGTGCCAGTAACTAATTGCTGTCTTAGTTCAACTTGCTGCTCAAACATGTCAGTTGATGGTCTCAGCTAGAAAACATTTGAGCTCTGACACATAGGTGTTGCAATAATagatttttaatctttttttttttatctacatcagaaaagaagatcaaataaattttttttttttcaactttcaTGTAGGATTTGATCTTATATGTAGAATGACGCATGCCAAATTTCCTTGTCATATACCCGTATGAACCACATATTGAAGTCTTCTTCTAATTGCAGATAAATTGTAACTTAAGGTCTTTGGAAATGGTTGCTTGGTTTCACAACAGATTTTTtacacttattttatttttgtgtcaaaaataaataaaaaaattgttgttggACTCCTTAATTTATCTAAATGCTACCTAATCACTCGAGAATAATAACTCAGGCTAAGTTGCTTTCTGTCTACATTATCTTGTTGCTATTGTTCTCTATCTTTCctgaaattaatgtttttccttTATAACTGCATGGTAGGTTGAGAATGTTAATGTCTTGAATTGCTATTACGCTCATGGAGAGCCACCGAATCTTTATTTGCAGAGGCGAAGCTATTGGATGCTTGATCCGTAAGTTCACACTTCCatgtattttcatatttagtaatttactttcatgcatgtttCTTTTGGGAAATGAGTTTATTTTAACATATCCTTCTTGCAACTTGGGTGAGGTGTTTTTGtgattattcaaattaatatgtATTACTTTTAATTACTAAATAATTCTCATTAAGTGCATTTATCCTCTGTTTGCAGGGCCTATGAACACATTGTTCTGGTTCATTATAGAGAAGTTACTGAGGTATGTTACAGTTTTTTGTAATGTAAAAAAGCTCACATTGTTTCATTGCTTGCgtcttaaataattaaaagcttcttttttaataatctGATAGCTCCTCTATcagtttaaataattgattatagAGCTGTTATAAATTTTGATCAAACTCACtctcaatttcaacaaaattaatGTATGGTTCTTTGAGTGCTGCAGGGAATATTTGCTTCCAGAAATATTGCAACCCCAAGCATCAATCAAGAATTATTGGCATTTAATCATGTTGAAGATGTTCAATTGCTGAATTCACATGGACAACCTCTGCCGGCCTATAGAGACCATAATAAGGTTGGAGATGTTCAAGAGCAAGTTGGCTATAGTGGTTCTCAGATGCTTGATTTTGCAGGTAAtagtaaattaattaagaaatttcTGGGAGGTGTTCGATACATTTGAGTATTTCATATATTTGTGATGCCTGTAGCTCTCTCCTATTAGCCTTCTATGTTTATAAATGGTAGAAAAATGTTTGCTGTATaggtttattttcaaatattgaataTACATTTgctttctcttcatcttccctAGGTGGTGGGGAGAAGCATCAAATGCAGTCTGGTAGTTCATCTTCAGCAATTGTTTCCAATAAGAATGAACCTTCTCCGAAAGATATGATGAACCTAAGTTCAGATTCAGCACAAACTGATCTTTATGTCACAGATATTTTGACTCCAGAAAGTGTTCCAGAGGCTTTAAACTTCAGTACTTATGCATTGGAAACAGTGTTACCACATGAAAAAGTGAGGATCATTACATCAATTAgtagattttttaatatatatatatgtgtgtgtgtgtgtgtgtattttgtGCAATGGTTTatatttaagataaattatgTACCCACGCCCAATATTAACGAGCTGGTTTTCTATAGAGAAGTTTGCTGCTAAAATTCTAAGAGTTTCTGCATTCACTGTAGTATGACTACATTTTTGTAGCGATGAAAATGTTGGTTTTGTTTTCCCCTTTGAagatcaattattttttatggcaTTCATCCTTTTAACTTCCATTGAAGGttgaaacatatttttatatttgttctcTTTTTGCAGGATACATTTTTTCATCCTTCACAACAAGAAACTATGTTTGGACCTCTGAATGAGCAGTTAGAAACACAATTTTGGGATCAGCTTGATGTTGGAGTAAATGGTCACCAAATCTCTCATAGTGAATCAGGTTCACATCTATCAGCAGCCAGAAGATTTTTGTTTGAATCTGACAGTCTGATTGAATCACCAACTTCACATCTTCCAGAGTTTGAAAAGGTTCAAAATTATACTTCCGAAGCCTGGAATCTTGATCAGCAATCTAGGCTGGTGCCTGGAGAAGGAAATGACACTGACTTGTTAGGGCCTGTGACATCAGGCATTGAAAACAACCATTATTCTTCTGATTACTCTGGAATGTGGGGTGATGCAAGTCAATTTGAAATTCCACTGACAACGGATTCAAGTGTGACAGTGTCACAGAAGCAACTATTCAGCATTCGAGAAATCTCTCCTGAATGGGCATTTACCTCCGGAAATACTAAGGTACTCAACTGAGTCTGTCCAGATAGATTTATCAACTTGTTGTTTCATTCATTATAGCAGAGAAATATATATGCACCAGGAATACAggatcttatatatatatatctccaacAATTCAATGTGTTTCATCTCAGAATGCTTGGTCCACAAATTTTATACCCTGACACTCAAATATACATTATGCAGGTTATCATTGCTGGAGCCTTTCTGTGCAATGCTTTAGACTTTTCCTGGTCAGTTATGTTTGATGACATTGAAGTTCGTGCAGAAATTGTTCAGGAAGGCATACTCCGCTGCCGCACTCCTCAACATGGAACTGGGAAGGTTACTTTGTGTGTCACGTCCAGCAATAGAGAATCATGCAGTGAACTAAGAGAATTTGAATTTTGTGCAGACCCAACTAACTCTAACTCAGCCGTCACTTCATTACAACCAGATGCAAGGAAAAATGATGAGGAACTCAGGCTACTGATGAGCTTCACAAAGATGCTATTATGTAGACCTGACAGTGCAGCAAATCATGTTGAATCTTTCGGAAAAGTCGGTTTGACTGATAATATGTCGGAGCAGTTAACTGTGACGCTGCCAGATACCGTAGACTGGATTTTGCAAGAATTATTGAAGGACAAGTTACAGCAATGGTTACTATCTAGACGTCAAATGGATGGAACAAAATGTTCTCTGTCAAAACAAGAACAAGGCATCATACATGTTATTTCTGGCTTAGGATATGAATGGGCCTTAAGCCTGATTCTTGAAGCTGGGGTTGGCATAAATTTTCGTGACGCGAAGGGGTGGACTGCACTCCATTGGGCTGCACGTTTTGGAAGGTAACTGAAATCCAAAGATTATTCTGTTGCATGTACCGCATTAGCATAAAGTGTTGTGTAGTTATGGAGTCCCCGCAGCTTGTTTTATGCAAGAAATAGCAagctttgatttctttgttttttgatGTAAGAACTACCACTTATCTACCTAATTTGATTTTATGCAGGGAAAAGATGGTTGCTGTGCTGATTGCTGCTGGTGCGTCCGCTGGAGCGGTGACTGACCCAACATCTCATAATCCACTGGGGAAAACGGCGGCCTCTGTTGCTTCTGCGCATGGTCACCATGGTCTTGCAGGATATCTATCAGAAGTTGCCTTAACGAGTCACCTTTCATCTCTCACCTTGGAGGAAAGTGAGATTTACAAAGGGTCTGCTGAAGTAGAGGCAGAAAGAAAAATGGAAAGCATATCTCAGAGAAGCAATGAGTTACATGTTGGTGGTACAGAAGATGAGCTTTCACTGAAAGATTCTTTGGCTGCTGCTAGAAATGCCACTCAAGCCGCCGCACAAATCCAATCGGCTTTCCGTGCTTATTCTTTCAGGAAAAAGCAACTGAAAACTTCTAAAAGTTGTGATCCACATGACTTTGGCTTGACCCAAGAGGAACTAAATGCACTTTCCTCTGCATCAAAGTTTCGTTGGTCCTTCAATGTTCCTCGTGATCATAAGTACGGTACTGCTGCCCTGGCTATTCAA is a window of Dioscorea cayenensis subsp. rotundata cultivar TDr96_F1 chromosome 5, TDr96_F1_v2_PseudoChromosome.rev07_lg8_w22 25.fasta, whole genome shotgun sequence DNA encoding:
- the LOC120260949 gene encoding calmodulin-binding transcription activator 4-like isoform X1 translates to MQSGFDINRLRQEALIRWLKPAEVFFILKNHESFQLTHEPPKRPPSGSLFLFNRRVLRFFRKDGYVWRKKRDGRTISEAHERLKVENVNVLNCYYAHGEPPNLYLQRRSYWMLDPAYEHIVLVHYREVTEGIFASRNIATPSINQELLAFNHVEDVQLLNSHGQPLPAYRDHNKVGDVQEQVGYSGSQMLDFAGGGEKHQMQSGSSSSAIVSNKNEPSPKDMMNLSSDSAQTDLYVTDILTPESVPEALNFSTYALETVLPHEKDTFFHPSQQETMFGPLNEQLETQFWDQLDVGVNGHQISHSESGSHLSAARRFLFESDSLIESPTSHLPEFEKVQNYTSEAWNLDQQSRLVPGEGNDTDLLGPVTSGIENNHYSSDYSGMWGDASQFEIPLTTDSSVTVSQKQLFSIREISPEWAFTSGNTKVIIAGAFLCNALDFSWSVMFDDIEVRAEIVQEGILRCRTPQHGTGKVTLCVTSSNRESCSELREFEFCADPTNSNSAVTSLQPDARKNDEELRLLMSFTKMLLCRPDSAANHVESFGKVGLTDNMSEQLTVTLPDTVDWILQELLKDKLQQWLLSRRQMDGTKCSLSKQEQGIIHVISGLGYEWALSLILEAGVGINFRDAKGWTALHWAARFGREKMVAVLIAAGASAGAVTDPTSHNPLGKTAASVASAHGHHGLAGYLSEVALTSHLSSLTLEESEIYKGSAEVEAERKMESISQRSNELHVGGTEDELSLKDSLAAARNATQAAAQIQSAFRAYSFRKKQLKTSKSCDPHDFGLTQEELNALSSASKFRWSFNVPRDHKYGTAALAIQKKFRSWHERKAYVNKRNHVMKIQAHVRGYQTRKKYKELLWAVNVLEKAVLRWLRKGDGLRGIQLEHITDDDEDEDEDIVRLLRKQKINPALDQAVARVLTLVESPEARKQYCRVLERYRQAMEHRTEGTAPSDSCM
- the LOC120260949 gene encoding calmodulin-binding transcription activator 4-like isoform X2, with product MQSGFDINRLRQEALIRWLKPAEVFFILKNHESFQLTHEPPKRPPSGSLFLFNRRVLRFFRKDGYVWRKKRDGRTISEAHERLKVENVNVLNCYYAHGEPPNLYLQRRSYWMLDPAYEHIVLVHYREVTEGIFASRNIATPSINQELLAFNHVEDVQLLNSHGQPLPAYRDHNKVGDVQEQVGYSGSQMLDFAGGGEKHQMQSGSSSSAIVSNKNEPSPKDMMNLSSDSAQTDLYVTDILTPESVPEALNFSTYALETVLPHEKDTFFHPSQQETMFGPLNEQLETQFWDQLDVGVNGHQISHSESEFEKVQNYTSEAWNLDQQSRLVPGEGNDTDLLGPVTSGIENNHYSSDYSGMWGDASQFEIPLTTDSSVTVSQKQLFSIREISPEWAFTSGNTKVIIAGAFLCNALDFSWSVMFDDIEVRAEIVQEGILRCRTPQHGTGKVTLCVTSSNRESCSELREFEFCADPTNSNSAVTSLQPDARKNDEELRLLMSFTKMLLCRPDSAANHVESFGKVGLTDNMSEQLTVTLPDTVDWILQELLKDKLQQWLLSRRQMDGTKCSLSKQEQGIIHVISGLGYEWALSLILEAGVGINFRDAKGWTALHWAARFGREKMVAVLIAAGASAGAVTDPTSHNPLGKTAASVASAHGHHGLAGYLSEVALTSHLSSLTLEESEIYKGSAEVEAERKMESISQRSNELHVGGTEDELSLKDSLAAARNATQAAAQIQSAFRAYSFRKKQLKTSKSCDPHDFGLTQEELNALSSASKFRWSFNVPRDHKYGTAALAIQKKFRSWHERKAYVNKRNHVMKIQAHVRGYQTRKKYKELLWAVNVLEKAVLRWLRKGDGLRGIQLEHITDDDEDEDEDIVRLLRKQKINPALDQAVARVLTLVESPEARKQYCRVLERYRQAMEHRTEGTAPSDSCM
- the LOC120260949 gene encoding calmodulin-binding transcription activator 4-like isoform X3, producing MLDPAYEHIVLVHYREVTEGIFASRNIATPSINQELLAFNHVEDVQLLNSHGQPLPAYRDHNKVGDVQEQVGYSGSQMLDFAGGGEKHQMQSGSSSSAIVSNKNEPSPKDMMNLSSDSAQTDLYVTDILTPESVPEALNFSTYALETVLPHEKDTFFHPSQQETMFGPLNEQLETQFWDQLDVGVNGHQISHSESGSHLSAARRFLFESDSLIESPTSHLPEFEKVQNYTSEAWNLDQQSRLVPGEGNDTDLLGPVTSGIENNHYSSDYSGMWGDASQFEIPLTTDSSVTVSQKQLFSIREISPEWAFTSGNTKVIIAGAFLCNALDFSWSVMFDDIEVRAEIVQEGILRCRTPQHGTGKVTLCVTSSNRESCSELREFEFCADPTNSNSAVTSLQPDARKNDEELRLLMSFTKMLLCRPDSAANHVESFGKVGLTDNMSEQLTVTLPDTVDWILQELLKDKLQQWLLSRRQMDGTKCSLSKQEQGIIHVISGLGYEWALSLILEAGVGINFRDAKGWTALHWAARFGREKMVAVLIAAGASAGAVTDPTSHNPLGKTAASVASAHGHHGLAGYLSEVALTSHLSSLTLEESEIYKGSAEVEAERKMESISQRSNELHVGGTEDELSLKDSLAAARNATQAAAQIQSAFRAYSFRKKQLKTSKSCDPHDFGLTQEELNALSSASKFRWSFNVPRDHKYGTAALAIQKKFRSWHERKAYVNKRNHVMKIQAHVRGYQTRKKYKELLWAVNVLEKAVLRWLRKGDGLRGIQLEHITDDDEDEDEDIVRLLRKQKINPALDQAVARVLTLVESPEARKQYCRVLERYRQAMEHRTEGTAPSDSCM